The following are encoded together in the Streptomyces sp. NBC_01465 genome:
- the hutU gene encoding urocanate hydratase: MSGPRPVRAPRGTELSALGWQQEAALRMLQNNLDPEVAEHPDKLVVYGGTGKAARDWRSFDAMVRTLKTLKQDETMLVQSGRPVGVMQTHEWAPRVLIANSNLVGDWANWEEFRRLEALGLTMYGQMTAGSWIYIGTQGILQGTYETFAAVAQKKFNGTLAGTITLTAGLGGMGGAQPLAVTMNDGVAICIDVDPRAIERRIEHRYLDVKADSLEHALQLAVEARDARRPLSIGLLGNAAELLPQMLAEGAPIDIVTDQTSAHDPLAYLPVGIDFDDMADAAAKDPAGFTVRARESMARHVEAMVGFMDAGSEVFDYGNSIRGEAQLAGYSRAFDFPGFVPAYIRPLFCEGKGPFRWAALSGEASDIHKTDRELLKLFPENESLHRWIKMAGERVHFQGLPARICWLGQGERDKAGELFNNMVADGTLAAPLAIGRDHLDCGSVASPYRETEAMLDGSDAIADWPLLNAMVNVASGASWVSIHHGGGVGMGRSIHAGQVSVADGTKLAGEKIRRVLTNDPGMGVIRHVDAGYDIAERVADEKGVRVPMREGDDA, translated from the coding sequence ATGTCAGGACCCCGGCCGGTACGGGCACCGCGCGGTACGGAGCTGAGCGCCCTGGGATGGCAGCAGGAAGCCGCCCTCCGCATGCTGCAGAACAACCTCGACCCCGAGGTCGCCGAGCACCCCGACAAGCTCGTCGTCTACGGCGGCACGGGCAAGGCCGCCCGTGACTGGCGCTCCTTCGACGCCATGGTGCGCACGCTCAAGACGCTGAAGCAGGACGAGACGATGCTCGTCCAGTCCGGCCGCCCCGTCGGCGTGATGCAGACCCACGAGTGGGCGCCGCGCGTCCTCATCGCCAACTCCAACCTGGTCGGCGACTGGGCGAACTGGGAGGAGTTCCGGCGGCTCGAGGCCCTCGGACTCACCATGTACGGCCAGATGACGGCCGGCTCCTGGATCTACATCGGAACCCAGGGCATCCTCCAGGGCACGTACGAGACCTTTGCGGCCGTCGCGCAGAAGAAGTTCAACGGCACCCTCGCCGGGACCATCACCCTCACCGCCGGCCTCGGCGGTATGGGCGGCGCCCAGCCGCTCGCCGTGACGATGAACGACGGCGTCGCGATCTGCATCGACGTCGACCCGCGCGCCATCGAGCGCCGCATCGAGCACCGCTACCTGGACGTGAAGGCCGACAGCCTGGAGCACGCGCTGCAGCTCGCCGTCGAGGCCCGCGACGCCCGCCGCCCGCTCTCGATCGGCCTCCTCGGCAACGCCGCCGAGCTCCTTCCGCAGATGCTTGCCGAGGGCGCCCCGATCGACATCGTGACCGACCAGACCTCGGCCCACGACCCGCTCGCCTACCTGCCCGTCGGCATCGACTTCGACGACATGGCCGACGCGGCCGCCAAGGACCCGGCGGGCTTCACCGTCCGCGCGCGCGAGTCCATGGCCCGGCACGTCGAGGCCATGGTCGGCTTCATGGACGCAGGCTCCGAGGTCTTCGACTACGGCAACTCGATCCGCGGCGAGGCCCAACTGGCCGGATACTCCCGCGCGTTCGACTTCCCCGGCTTCGTGCCCGCCTACATCCGCCCCCTCTTCTGCGAGGGCAAGGGCCCGTTCCGCTGGGCCGCCCTGTCCGGCGAGGCCTCGGACATCCACAAGACGGACCGCGAGCTGCTGAAGCTCTTCCCGGAGAACGAGTCGCTGCACCGCTGGATCAAGATGGCCGGCGAGCGCGTCCACTTCCAGGGTCTGCCCGCACGCATCTGCTGGCTCGGCCAGGGCGAGCGCGACAAGGCCGGTGAGCTCTTCAACAACATGGTGGCCGACGGCACCCTCGCGGCGCCGCTCGCCATCGGGCGCGACCACCTCGACTGCGGCTCCGTCGCCTCCCCGTACCGCGAGACCGAGGCCATGCTCGACGGCTCCGACGCGATCGCCGACTGGCCGCTGCTCAACGCCATGGTCAACGTCGCCTCGGGCGCCTCCTGGGTCTCCATCCACCACGGCGGCGGCGTCGGCATGGGCCGCTCCATCCACGCCGGTCAGGTGTCCGTCGCCGACGGCACGAAGCTCGCGGGCGAGAAGATCCGCCGTGTGCTCACCAACGACCCCGGGATGGGCGTCATCCGCCACGTCGACGCCGGCTACGACATCGCCGAGCGCGTCGCGGACGAGAAGGGCGTACGCGTCCCGATGCGCGAGGGTGACGACGCGTGA
- a CDS encoding allantoate amidohydrolase, protein MWRELLPIGRDSGSGGYRRYAWTAADADCREWFKAQAAARGLTYEIDRNGNQWAWLGDPLAGDAVVTGSHLDSVPDGGAFDGPLGVVSSFAALDELLRRGVEFSRPLAISNFGDEEGARFGLACVGSRLAAGQLTVDKAHQLRDGDGISLPQAMEKAGYDPETIGADPERLARIGAFVELHVEQGRALDLSGDAVGIASAIWPHGRWRYDFHGEANHAGTTRLVDRRDPMLTYAETVLAARREAELAGAVATFGKISVEPNGVNAIPSLVRGWLDSRAADQSTLDTVIAGIEQAAKERGERDGVDVRVTRESFTPVVEFEHALRDELAKILGRDGADVPVLGTGAGHDAGILSASVPTAMLFVRNPTGVSHSPAENAGEDDCVAGVSALADVLEGLACR, encoded by the coding sequence ATGTGGCGGGAACTCCTGCCCATCGGGCGCGACTCCGGCTCCGGCGGGTATCGGCGGTACGCCTGGACCGCCGCCGACGCCGACTGCCGGGAGTGGTTCAAGGCGCAGGCCGCCGCGCGCGGGCTGACGTACGAGATCGACCGGAACGGAAACCAGTGGGCCTGGCTCGGCGACCCCCTCGCGGGGGACGCCGTGGTCACCGGGTCGCACCTGGACTCCGTACCGGACGGCGGCGCGTTCGACGGGCCGCTGGGCGTGGTGTCCTCCTTCGCCGCCCTGGACGAACTCCTCCGGAGGGGAGTGGAGTTCAGCCGACCGCTGGCCATCAGCAACTTCGGCGACGAGGAGGGCGCCCGCTTCGGGCTCGCCTGTGTGGGCTCACGGCTGGCCGCCGGCCAGCTGACCGTGGACAAGGCGCACCAGCTGCGCGACGGGGACGGCATCTCGCTCCCGCAGGCCATGGAGAAGGCCGGGTACGACCCCGAGACCATCGGGGCCGACCCGGAGCGCCTCGCCCGCATCGGAGCGTTCGTCGAGCTCCATGTGGAGCAGGGCCGCGCCCTCGACCTGAGCGGCGACGCGGTCGGCATCGCCTCGGCGATCTGGCCGCACGGCCGCTGGCGGTACGACTTCCACGGTGAGGCCAACCACGCCGGCACGACCCGGCTCGTGGACCGGCGCGACCCGATGCTGACCTACGCGGAGACCGTGCTCGCCGCCCGCCGCGAGGCCGAACTCGCCGGTGCGGTCGCCACCTTCGGGAAGATCTCCGTCGAGCCCAACGGCGTCAACGCGATCCCCTCGCTGGTCCGCGGCTGGCTCGACTCCCGCGCCGCCGACCAGTCCACCCTCGACACCGTCATCGCCGGGATCGAGCAGGCGGCCAAGGAGCGCGGCGAGCGCGACGGTGTGGACGTCCGGGTCACCCGGGAGTCCTTCACTCCCGTGGTCGAGTTCGAGCACGCCCTGCGCGACGAGCTCGCCAAGATCCTCGGCCGGGACGGGGCGGACGTGCCCGTCCTCGGTACGGGAGCGGGACACGACGCCGGAATCCTCTCCGCGTCCGTCCCGACCGCCATGCTGTTCGTACGCAACCCCACGGGCGTCTCGCACTCCCCGGCGGAGAACGCCGGCGAGGACGACTGCGTCGCCGGGGTCAGCGCACTGGCCGATGTTCTGGAGGGACTGGCGTGCAGGTGA